One Candidatus Neomarinimicrobiota bacterium DNA segment encodes these proteins:
- a CDS encoding acyl-CoA dehydrogenase, with protein sequence MDFTLSEEQQMIQKTARDFAESELAHDVVDRDEKGIFPEKAVKQLGKMGFLGMITPEEYGGAGFDMLSYVLALEEIARVDASTCVIMSVTNSLCQYVITAFGTEEQKQKYLPPLASGEKLGAYALSEPQSGSDAANMKTIAEKKGDVYVLNGTKNWVTNGKSAGTYIVFALTEKNVGHKGVSAFIVENDFDGLTTGKKEDKLGIRSSDTCELIFNDCEVPAENLLWEEGKGFRIALNTLDGGRIGIAAQALGIGQAALDKSLAYAKEREQFNRSISEFQAIQFKLAQMGTEIEAARMLTYKAAVKRDSKEKATKAAAMAKMYAGDTAMRAANEAVQIHGGYGYITEYGVERLMRDAKITQIYEGTNEIQRAVIARELLKE encoded by the coding sequence ATGGATTTCACACTCTCTGAGGAACAACAAATGATTCAAAAGACAGCCCGGGATTTCGCCGAATCGGAGCTGGCGCATGATGTGGTTGACCGAGATGAGAAGGGAATTTTCCCGGAGAAGGCAGTAAAACAGCTAGGGAAGATGGGATTCCTTGGAATGATTACGCCTGAGGAGTATGGCGGCGCCGGCTTTGATATGCTGAGCTATGTGCTGGCCCTTGAGGAAATTGCCCGGGTGGACGCGTCAACCTGCGTCATTATGTCTGTCACCAATTCGCTGTGTCAGTATGTCATTACCGCCTTCGGCACTGAGGAACAAAAGCAGAAATACCTGCCGCCGCTGGCATCCGGGGAGAAGCTCGGCGCGTATGCCCTGAGCGAACCGCAATCCGGCTCCGATGCCGCAAACATGAAGACCATCGCTGAGAAAAAAGGCGATGTCTATGTTCTGAACGGCACCAAAAACTGGGTCACCAATGGCAAGTCTGCCGGGACCTATATCGTGTTCGCGCTGACAGAAAAGAACGTCGGACACAAAGGGGTTTCGGCGTTCATTGTGGAAAACGATTTTGATGGTCTCACCACAGGTAAAAAGGAGGACAAACTCGGTATCCGGAGTTCGGATACCTGTGAATTAATTTTCAACGATTGTGAAGTCCCGGCGGAGAACCTTCTCTGGGAAGAAGGCAAGGGATTTCGCATTGCACTGAATACGCTGGACGGCGGCCGAATCGGAATTGCAGCACAGGCGTTGGGAATCGGACAGGCGGCGCTGGACAAATCTCTGGCCTATGCTAAAGAGCGGGAGCAGTTTAATCGATCGATTTCGGAGTTTCAGGCAATACAATTTAAACTGGCACAGATGGGGACGGAGATTGAGGCGGCGCGTATGCTGACGTATAAAGCAGCGGTGAAACGAGACTCCAAAGAAAAGGCCACCAAGGCAGCGGCTATGGCAAAAATGTATGCCGGGGATACGGCAATGCGGGCGGCAAATGAAGCCGTGCAAATCCACGGCGGCTATGGTTATATTACCGAATACGGGGTGGAACGCTTAATGCGCGATGCAAAAATCACCCAGATTTATGAGGGGACCAATGAGATTCAGCGGGCGGTAATTGCACGGGAGCTTTTAAAAGAATAG
- the nusB gene encoding transcription antitermination factor NusB, which yields MQGRRKARECVLKALYAQEYTDERMEQVVEDIAEREALPSEQLEFTKKLALKTHVNAEEFDEMIMAKSEHWEFGRIATLDRLVLRIAICELIHFDDIPPKVSVSEAIEIAKEYSTENSGSFVNGILDSIMNDLKNEGRIFLE from the coding sequence ATGCAAGGACGACGCAAGGCGCGAGAGTGTGTACTAAAAGCACTCTATGCGCAGGAATATACCGATGAACGTATGGAGCAAGTGGTTGAGGATATTGCCGAGCGGGAGGCGCTCCCTTCGGAGCAGCTGGAATTTACGAAAAAACTGGCGCTGAAAACCCATGTGAATGCAGAGGAGTTCGACGAAATGATTATGGCAAAATCCGAGCACTGGGAGTTCGGCAGAATTGCTACCCTTGATCGATTGGTACTCCGCATTGCCATTTGCGAGCTGATCCATTTTGACGACATTCCGCCGAAGGTCAGCGTCTCTGAGGCCATAGAAATTGCCAAAGAATACAGCACGGAGAACAGCGGAAGTTTCGTCAACGGAATTCTGGATTCCATCATGAATGATTTGAAAAATGAGGGACGGATTTTCCTGGAGTAA
- a CDS encoding PAS domain-containing protein — protein sequence MFSAQLWIERDTGYVTKSDTNFKDWISRDTFEDVHIDNFFDTTEGASIFEQIQERLQHTQFHFIHAVPKFERFRSRQVVCFVDARDNLNEESLTLSIYPHREPTDELDAQLEDPPTQLFDTITDFLLVCAPDYTIKRANRAAKAVYGGVEEIEGRKCYEVLRDKDHPCHDCPLPRTLNTGKMTPSEYFDSNLKEFLELRTYPHIDEEGFFTDFTILSRVVSQRREIEGETAQNKKLQALGQMASGLAHDFNNMLTIILGRVQLLKSRLNEPFVLSNLKTIEKAAFDSTDIIQRLQDFTRKRSQDDPEIYDRIPVNSVIEDVVNYAQTRIDRLRKQQGLRIEIETQLRDIPSIEGNKAQLRSALLNVVFNAIDAMEIGGVVTIWTEQVGTQVEIGISDTGIGMTKEVREKIFDPFFTTKGEEGNGLGLSEVYGIVNQHNGNIKVESTPGEGTTMLLYFPAGVS from the coding sequence ATGTTTTCTGCACAGCTTTGGATAGAACGGGATACCGGGTATGTAACCAAATCCGATACCAACTTTAAGGATTGGATTTCCAGGGATACGTTCGAAGATGTCCACATCGATAACTTTTTCGATACCACCGAAGGTGCATCGATATTTGAGCAAATTCAGGAGCGGTTGCAACATACCCAGTTCCACTTTATCCATGCCGTACCGAAGTTTGAACGATTTCGTTCCCGTCAGGTCGTCTGTTTTGTGGACGCAAGGGATAACTTGAATGAGGAGTCGCTAACGTTATCCATTTATCCGCACCGGGAACCGACGGATGAGTTGGACGCCCAACTTGAGGATCCGCCGACACAGCTGTTTGATACGATTACAGATTTCTTATTAGTCTGCGCGCCTGATTATACCATCAAACGTGCAAACCGTGCTGCGAAAGCAGTCTATGGGGGTGTCGAAGAGATTGAAGGACGCAAATGCTACGAGGTCCTGCGAGACAAAGACCATCCCTGCCACGATTGTCCGTTACCCCGGACGTTGAATACCGGAAAAATGACGCCGTCGGAGTACTTTGATTCCAATCTGAAGGAATTTCTGGAACTCCGTACGTATCCGCACATCGACGAGGAAGGGTTCTTTACGGACTTTACCATCCTGAGCAGAGTGGTCTCACAGCGGCGGGAAATTGAGGGAGAAACCGCCCAGAATAAAAAACTGCAGGCACTCGGCCAAATGGCTTCCGGGTTGGCACACGATTTCAATAATATGCTGACCATCATCCTGGGACGGGTGCAACTACTCAAGTCCCGGTTAAACGAGCCGTTCGTCCTGTCCAACCTCAAGACCATCGAAAAGGCTGCTTTCGACAGTACGGATATCATTCAGCGCCTCCAGGATTTTACACGAAAGCGCTCCCAGGACGATCCCGAAATCTACGACCGGATCCCCGTCAATTCCGTTATTGAAGATGTGGTGAATTACGCCCAGACCCGGATCGACCGGTTACGGAAACAGCAGGGGCTCCGCATCGAAATTGAAACCCAATTGCGCGACATTCCTTCCATTGAAGGGAACAAGGCGCAGCTCCGGAGTGCGCTCCTGAACGTCGTATTCAACGCGATCGATGCCATGGAAATTGGCGGTGTCGTCACCATCTGGACGGAACAAGTAGGCACCCAGGTGGAAATTGGAATCTCTGACACGGGCATCGGGATGACCAAGGAAGTCCGCGAGAAGATCTTCGACCCGTTCTTCACCACCAAGGGTGAGGAAGGCAATGGGCTCGGACTCTCCGAGGTATACGGTATCGTGAATCAGCACAACGGTAATATCAAGGTGGAAAGTACTCCCGGCGAAGGCACTACAATGCTGCTTTACTTCCCCGCAGGTGTCTCGTAA
- a CDS encoding cob(I)yrinic acid a,c-diamide adenosyltransferase — protein MKIYTRRGDGGKTSLFSGERVPKTDELIEAYGTVDELNSSLGVVRSYLSDPLDEFDSELQAIQNILHVICANLANTSEKKKPEITPEHIESLEARCDYYEAQLPDLKKFILPGGSIIASNLHMSRSICRRAERRTVAADDEYEVNPAVIKYLNRLSDLLFLMARYANHAGDYPEQHPDYD, from the coding sequence ATGAAGATCTATACCAGGCGTGGTGATGGCGGTAAAACCAGTCTGTTCAGCGGCGAACGGGTACCAAAAACCGACGAATTGATTGAAGCGTATGGAACGGTTGATGAGCTGAATTCATCACTGGGAGTCGTCCGCAGCTATTTATCTGATCCACTGGATGAATTTGATTCCGAATTGCAGGCCATCCAAAATATCCTGCATGTGATTTGCGCAAACCTGGCCAATACCAGTGAGAAGAAAAAACCGGAAATCACTCCGGAGCATATTGAATCTTTGGAAGCACGGTGTGACTATTACGAGGCGCAGTTGCCAGATCTTAAAAAATTCATCCTGCCAGGGGGCTCCATCATCGCAAGTAATCTGCATATGAGCCGTTCCATCTGCCGGCGCGCCGAACGCCGGACGGTGGCTGCCGACGACGAGTATGAGGTGAATCCCGCTGTTATCAAGTATCTCAACCGCCTTTCCGACCTGCTGTTTCTCATGGCGCGCTATGCGAACCACGCCGGGGACTACCCGGAGCAACATCCGGATTACGACTGA
- a CDS encoding methyl-accepting chemotaxis protein, translating into MKHLSLIRRFSNRNIQTRINIVLGLVTLIVMISFAVFDYLTTRAKMEQELDYSAEIATDRMSKTLETPLWNFDKKGAEELLASEMMDNSIYGILVWEKDGETLYTGRKRSEDWSVIPASGQISGDYISKSGDIQRDGERIGSVDVFYTSRFMEEELQQSVWNIILTVIVLNLALIVAMYFAIKANVISPINKVIAGLSKAADKISGMSHEISTDSQEMADRTTEQAASLQQSSSSMEEMSSMIRQNATNAQRADSLAGEAQNAVGVGNEKMAMMQQAIRDVNKSSNETSKIIKTIDEIAFQTNLLALNAAVEAARAGEAGQGFAVVADEVRNLSQRAAEAARETSELIEGSMEHTERSVEIAGEVAESLETINVQIGDMNELIGEISAASGEQSRGIEQINSGITDIDKVTQTNAASAEESAENAVELSTLAEKLQNSVHDLLQLTGKESATEFNSEHDNTDDLDRQMTEIGMDDDYEFQASRQEMVFE; encoded by the coding sequence ATGAAACATCTATCACTGATTCGGAGATTTTCAAACCGCAACATCCAGACCCGCATTAATATTGTGTTAGGCCTGGTAACCCTCATTGTAATGATATCCTTCGCAGTATTCGATTATCTGACAACCCGCGCGAAAATGGAACAGGAACTGGATTATTCAGCAGAAATTGCGACTGACCGGATGTCAAAAACGCTGGAAACCCCGCTCTGGAATTTTGATAAAAAGGGAGCGGAAGAACTGCTGGCCTCGGAAATGATGGATAACAGCATCTACGGAATTCTCGTCTGGGAAAAGGACGGTGAAACCCTGTATACCGGCCGCAAACGGAGCGAAGACTGGTCGGTTATTCCTGCCTCCGGGCAGATCTCCGGCGACTATATCTCTAAGTCTGGCGATATTCAGCGGGACGGTGAGCGCATTGGATCGGTCGATGTATTTTATACGTCGAGATTTATGGAGGAAGAACTCCAGCAGTCCGTGTGGAACATTATCCTGACGGTCATTGTGCTGAACCTGGCACTAATTGTTGCCATGTATTTTGCGATTAAGGCGAATGTGATTTCTCCAATTAACAAGGTGATTGCCGGCCTGAGCAAGGCCGCCGACAAAATTTCCGGAATGTCTCACGAAATTTCCACCGACAGCCAGGAAATGGCGGATCGTACAACGGAGCAGGCAGCGTCGCTCCAGCAATCTTCATCTTCTATGGAAGAAATGTCATCGATGATTCGCCAGAACGCAACCAATGCCCAGCGGGCTGATTCCCTGGCCGGAGAAGCGCAGAACGCAGTCGGCGTCGGTAATGAAAAAATGGCAATGATGCAGCAGGCAATTCGGGATGTAAATAAATCCTCTAATGAAACCTCAAAAATTATTAAAACCATTGATGAAATTGCCTTTCAGACCAATCTGCTGGCTTTGAATGCAGCTGTGGAGGCGGCCCGCGCCGGGGAAGCCGGACAAGGATTTGCTGTCGTGGCAGACGAAGTGCGAAACCTGAGTCAGCGGGCAGCAGAAGCGGCGCGGGAAACATCCGAGCTGATTGAAGGATCGATGGAGCACACCGAACGCAGCGTCGAGATCGCCGGCGAGGTTGCGGAATCCCTGGAAACAATTAATGTGCAAATTGGCGATATGAATGAGCTTATTGGGGAGATCAGCGCAGCATCCGGTGAACAGAGTCGGGGCATTGAGCAGATAAATTCAGGTATTACAGATATTGACAAGGTAACTCAAACCAATGCAGCCAGTGCCGAGGAATCAGCGGAGAATGCAGTGGAGTTGAGCACGTTGGCTGAAAAACTACAGAATTCTGTGCACGATCTTCTGCAGCTCACGGGAAAAGAATCAGCAACGGAATTTAACTCAGAACATGATAATACAGATGATCTCGATAGACAAATGACCGAAATCGGCATGGATGATGATTATGAATTTCAGGCCTCTCGCCAGGAAATGGTTTTTGAATAA
- a CDS encoding metallophosphatase family protein: MRIAILSDMHANRQGLDAALKAISSRDVDTLWSPGDFVDYGADPAYVMDWAMENVEYAVLGNHDAAVTGQESPEYFNKYARAAIPYTREHLTERHLDWLENLPYAEVQYDVRLVHASPGSPREWVYIMSPSHALQFFKEFNEQVCLFGHTHVQVIYDSDGGLHYEGIVQLEDGVQYLVNPGSTGQPRDGDPRWGCAIYDTTENTVELLRGDYDIDAAAEAIYSSRLPEFLGERLYRGR, from the coding sequence ATGCGTATCGCCATTCTCTCAGATATGCACGCCAACCGCCAGGGACTGGATGCCGCACTCAAGGCAATATCTTCCAGAGATGTGGATACCCTCTGGAGCCCAGGCGACTTTGTGGACTACGGCGCTGATCCCGCTTATGTGATGGACTGGGCAATGGAGAACGTCGAGTACGCCGTCCTCGGCAATCACGATGCAGCGGTTACCGGTCAGGAATCGCCGGAATATTTTAACAAGTACGCCCGGGCAGCAATTCCGTATACCAGAGAACATCTCACAGAGCGTCATCTTGACTGGCTGGAAAATTTACCGTATGCAGAAGTACAATATGACGTCCGACTGGTACATGCCTCACCCGGTTCTCCCAGAGAATGGGTGTACATTATGAGCCCCTCGCACGCGCTTCAATTCTTTAAAGAGTTCAACGAGCAGGTCTGCCTGTTCGGACATACCCATGTCCAGGTGATCTACGATTCGGATGGCGGTCTGCATTACGAAGGCATTGTGCAGTTGGAGGACGGCGTACAGTATCTGGTGAATCCCGGCAGTACCGGTCAGCCCAGAGATGGCGATCCGCGATGGGGCTGTGCCATCTACGATACCACCGAGAATACTGTAGAGCTACTGCGGGGAGATTATGATATTGATGCAGCCGCTGAGGCGATTTACAGTTCCCGCTTACCCGAATTCCTGGGTGAGCGACTTTACCGGGGACGGTGA
- the secA gene encoding preprotein translocase subunit SecA, producing MFEFLTKLFGTKSDREVKKLRPIVDEINQIYETLYDKSDEELVQRTREFQEELREAKDDVKEAFEDELDYDELEDKIHEAQQPILDKHMNEAFAIVKETCRRLVGEKWKITGQEIEWNMVPYDVQIIGGIILHRGDIAEMKTGEGKTLAATMPVYLNALTGRGVHLVTVNDYLARRDAEWMGKIYKRLGLTVGYIQNEMNPQERREVYEKDIVYGTNNEFGFDYLRDNMAIRKEDQVHRGYHYAIVDEVDSVLIDEARTPLIISGVVEQEQKDKFSDIRPLVERLMREQRKLVSELVSDAKRLFEEGEEYEGGIQLLRASRGLPKHRQVLKMFEDPGMKKLTRRVENDFMRDKKMHEIDDELYFSIDEKSNVIDLTDKGRETIAPDDPEMFVIPDLGTEISKLEEEEDLSPQEKAERRDEIQREHSERSERIHNITQLLKAYTLFEKDVEYVVQDGKVMIVDEFTGRVMPGRRFSDGLHQALEAKERVKVERETQTLATITLQNFFRLYSKLAGMTGTAATEAGEFKEIYGLDVTVIPTNEPVIRDDRDDKIYRTLREKYNAVIEDIVESNNKGQPVLVGTVTVEVSEKLSRMLKRVGVTHNVLNAKHHKREADVVQRAGQKGAVTIATNMAGRGTDIKLGEGVVEVGGLHIIGTERHEARRIDLQLKGRAGRQGDPGSSQFYLSLEDDLMRLFGSERISNVMDRLGLEEGEVIQHGMITKSIERAQKKVEARNFSIRKHLLEYDDVMNQQREVIYSRRNHALRGENLREEIMNMIEDYVDGFIEHHMDESTYPEQWDWESIRMELLSVLTIDVSMDDFETFDVDAMRDYIVEQAKAAYANKEEAVPDEVLRQIERFIYLRIIDDAWKDHLYEMDQLKEGINLRAYGQKDPLIEYKKAGLDMFFELLDRINKQTLQTLFRAQITREEEQRDGFRPQVKTRITGMQHEESSGMGFQGVPAEQQAAQQAGAGEQQAGKTKPRTVEDEPGRNDPCWCGSGRKYKRCHGK from the coding sequence ATGTTTGAATTTCTGACTAAATTATTCGGTACCAAATCCGACCGGGAAGTGAAAAAACTCCGCCCGATAGTGGACGAAATTAACCAGATATACGAGACGCTGTACGACAAGTCCGACGAAGAACTGGTTCAGCGCACCCGGGAGTTCCAGGAAGAACTCCGGGAGGCAAAGGACGATGTGAAGGAGGCGTTTGAGGACGAGCTGGACTACGATGAGCTGGAGGATAAGATCCACGAGGCACAGCAGCCGATTCTGGATAAGCACATGAACGAAGCCTTTGCCATAGTGAAGGAGACCTGTCGCAGATTGGTCGGAGAAAAGTGGAAGATCACCGGTCAGGAAATCGAATGGAATATGGTTCCCTACGACGTGCAGATCATCGGTGGCATTATTCTGCATCGCGGAGATATTGCAGAGATGAAGACCGGTGAAGGGAAAACGCTGGCGGCTACCATGCCGGTGTATCTGAACGCACTTACCGGGCGGGGAGTCCATCTGGTGACGGTAAACGATTACCTCGCCCGCCGTGATGCCGAATGGATGGGTAAAATTTACAAGCGCCTTGGGTTGACCGTAGGATATATCCAGAACGAGATGAATCCCCAGGAACGGCGCGAAGTCTACGAAAAGGACATTGTTTACGGTACCAATAACGAGTTCGGCTTTGATTATTTGCGGGATAATATGGCCATCCGCAAGGAAGATCAGGTCCACCGCGGTTATCACTACGCCATCGTAGATGAGGTGGACAGCGTCCTGATTGACGAGGCGCGGACACCGCTGATTATCTCTGGTGTTGTCGAACAGGAACAAAAGGATAAGTTCTCCGATATCCGTCCTCTGGTGGAACGCCTGATGCGGGAACAGCGGAAGCTGGTAAGTGAACTCGTTTCCGATGCAAAACGGTTGTTCGAGGAAGGTGAAGAATACGAAGGCGGCATCCAGCTACTGCGGGCGTCCCGCGGACTCCCGAAACACCGGCAGGTGTTAAAGATGTTTGAAGATCCCGGGATGAAAAAACTGACGCGCAGAGTGGAAAACGATTTTATGCGCGACAAAAAGATGCACGAAATAGATGACGAACTCTATTTCAGTATTGACGAAAAAAGCAACGTCATCGATCTGACGGATAAGGGCCGGGAGACCATTGCACCGGACGATCCGGAAATGTTCGTGATCCCGGATCTCGGGACAGAGATTTCCAAATTAGAGGAGGAAGAAGATCTTTCTCCCCAGGAGAAAGCAGAGCGCCGGGATGAGATACAGCGGGAGCACAGTGAACGTTCGGAACGGATTCATAATATTACGCAGCTCCTGAAGGCTTACACATTATTCGAAAAAGATGTGGAGTACGTGGTCCAGGACGGCAAGGTGATGATCGTGGACGAATTTACCGGTCGCGTGATGCCGGGCCGACGGTTCAGCGACGGACTGCATCAGGCGCTGGAAGCGAAAGAGCGCGTGAAGGTAGAACGCGAAACCCAAACACTGGCGACGATTACCCTGCAGAATTTTTTCCGCCTTTACAGCAAACTTGCCGGCATGACCGGTACCGCAGCGACCGAAGCTGGTGAATTCAAAGAAATCTATGGCCTGGACGTGACCGTGATTCCGACGAACGAACCGGTGATCCGGGACGACAGGGATGATAAGATTTACCGGACGCTGCGAGAGAAATATAATGCGGTCATAGAAGATATTGTCGAATCGAACAATAAAGGCCAACCGGTGCTGGTGGGTACGGTAACCGTAGAAGTTTCCGAGAAACTCAGCCGGATGCTTAAGCGGGTTGGCGTAACTCACAATGTCTTGAACGCCAAACACCACAAGCGGGAAGCGGACGTAGTCCAGCGCGCCGGACAAAAGGGGGCTGTGACCATCGCGACCAACATGGCCGGCCGCGGAACCGATATCAAACTGGGTGAAGGCGTGGTGGAGGTCGGTGGTCTGCACATCATTGGAACCGAGCGGCACGAAGCCCGCCGGATCGATCTCCAGTTGAAGGGGCGCGCCGGACGCCAGGGTGATCCAGGTTCCTCCCAGTTTTATCTTTCTCTGGAGGATGATCTGATGCGTCTGTTCGGTTCTGAACGGATCTCCAATGTCATGGATCGTCTCGGATTAGAGGAGGGCGAAGTCATCCAGCACGGAATGATTACGAAATCTATCGAACGGGCCCAGAAAAAGGTGGAAGCCCGAAACTTCAGTATCCGGAAACACCTGCTGGAATACGATGATGTGATGAACCAGCAGCGGGAGGTCATCTACAGTCGGCGGAACCATGCACTCCGTGGGGAGAATCTCCGCGAAGAGATCATGAATATGATCGAGGATTACGTCGACGGCTTCATAGAGCACCACATGGATGAGAGTACCTATCCCGAGCAGTGGGACTGGGAATCTATCCGGATGGAACTGCTCAGTGTCCTGACCATCGATGTCTCCATGGATGACTTCGAAACGTTCGACGTGGACGCTATGCGGGATTACATCGTTGAGCAGGCCAAGGCCGCCTATGCCAATAAGGAGGAGGCCGTCCCGGACGAAGTCCTGCGCCAGATCGAACGGTTTATCTATCTCCGGATTATCGACGATGCATGGAAAGATCACCTGTACGAGATGGATCAGCTGAAAGAGGGGATCAATCTCCGGGCGTACGGACAGAAAGATCCGCTCATTGAGTATAAGAAGGCCGGGTTGGACATGTTCTTTGAATTGTTAGATCGGATCAACAAGCAGACCCTGCAAACACTTTTCCGCGCCCAGATTACCAGGGAAGAGGAGCAACGGGACGGCTTCCGTCCACAGGTGAAGACCCGGATAACAGGAATGCAGCATGAGGAATCCTCCGGAATGGGCTTTCAGGGCGTCCCCGCGGAACAACAGGCAGCTCAGCAGGCCGGCGCGGGTGAGCAGCAAGCCGGCAAAACCAAGCCTCGAACCGTGGAAGACGAGCCTGGGAGAAACGATCCATGCTGGTGCGGTAGTGGCCGGAAGTATAAGCGGTGTCACGGGAAGTAA
- a CDS encoding leucine dehydrogenase translates to MAIFSEIENRDHEQIVFCSDKEAGLRAIISIHDTTLGPSLGGCRMWNYNNEEEALRDVLRLSRGMTYKASIAGLNLGGGKAVIIGNSKTDKNELLFRTFGRFIEGLGGRYITAEDVGTSVRDMEWVRMETKYVTGIAQAHGGSGDPSPVTGLGVFTGMKACAKRVYGSDSLAGKKISVQGLGHVGQNLVERLVRDGATVYVTDIDEEKVSEVVKEYDVEVVDTDDIYGLDVDIFSPCALGGVINDDTIPQLKCDIVAGAANNQLEDESKHGHVLKENGILYAPDYAINAGGLINVYNELEGYNLKRALRQAEGIYDILNDIFDRAEAEDIPTHFASNRVAEDRINNIGRINNIYIGHPTGINIETSNRR, encoded by the coding sequence ATGGCCATATTTTCCGAGATAGAAAATCGGGACCACGAACAGATTGTCTTTTGCAGCGACAAGGAAGCCGGACTCCGGGCGATCATCAGTATCCACGATACAACGCTGGGGCCGTCACTGGGTGGCTGCCGGATGTGGAATTATAACAATGAAGAGGAGGCACTCCGGGATGTGCTCCGGCTCTCCAGGGGAATGACATATAAAGCATCAATCGCCGGGTTGAATCTCGGTGGCGGAAAGGCCGTGATTATCGGAAATTCCAAGACCGATAAAAACGAGCTGTTGTTTCGGACGTTTGGCCGGTTTATCGAAGGATTGGGTGGACGATATATTACTGCTGAAGATGTCGGGACTTCTGTCCGGGATATGGAATGGGTGCGGATGGAAACAAAGTATGTTACCGGCATCGCCCAGGCGCATGGCGGCAGCGGGGATCCCTCGCCGGTGACCGGATTGGGAGTCTTCACCGGAATGAAGGCATGTGCGAAACGGGTCTACGGTTCCGATTCGCTGGCAGGCAAAAAGATCAGTGTGCAGGGATTGGGGCACGTGGGGCAGAATCTGGTGGAACGACTCGTGCGGGATGGTGCGACGGTGTATGTGACTGATATCGATGAGGAAAAAGTTAGCGAAGTGGTGAAAGAATACGATGTAGAAGTGGTGGATACCGACGATATCTATGGGCTTGATGTAGACATTTTTTCTCCGTGCGCATTGGGCGGTGTGATAAATGATGACACTATTCCGCAATTAAAATGCGACATTGTGGCCGGTGCGGCCAATAACCAGCTGGAGGATGAATCCAAACATGGGCATGTGCTGAAAGAGAATGGAATTCTTTACGCGCCGGATTATGCAATCAATGCCGGCGGGCTCATTAACGTGTACAATGAACTTGAGGGGTACAACCTGAAGCGGGCACTGCGTCAGGCTGAGGGGATCTATGATATTCTGAACGATATTTTTGACCGGGCGGAGGCGGAGGATATTCCGACGCACTTTGCCTCAAACCGGGTGGCAGAAGATCGCATTAACAACATTGGCCGGATAAATAATATTTATATCGGACATCCAACCGGCATCAATATAGAAACGTCGAATCGCCGGTAG
- a CDS encoding transporter substrate-binding domain-containing protein produces the protein MKRTLLITVIAGVLICFAGTVYAQTVFTYRSAESAGDSRYDYDQDLLKLALDKTVDDYGEYTLKASPPMNFARALEVLRAGGLENPVFKVSASDEYMNVIDYVPFPVDLGIVGYRISFTSPEIKQKLASVTSLDQLKQYSMGQGAGWADIEILENAGFQVQTVGSYESLFKMVAANRFDLFPRGANEVLQEDKAHPDLTDLVVEDNLCLFYPLPRFFSTNKGNTTVLERVEAGLKKAYEDGSLRELWNQYYQESIDYVNLSERTIISIENPNIESIDPSYKQYFYQPE, from the coding sequence ATGAAAAGGACCCTATTAATCACAGTGATCGCCGGTGTCTTAATTTGTTTTGCCGGGACGGTATATGCACAAACGGTGTTTACTTACCGGTCCGCTGAGAGTGCCGGCGATAGCCGCTACGACTACGACCAGGATCTCCTCAAACTCGCCCTGGATAAGACTGTCGATGATTACGGTGAATACACGCTGAAAGCGAGTCCGCCCATGAATTTTGCCCGGGCGCTGGAAGTGTTGAGGGCCGGGGGACTGGAGAACCCGGTATTTAAGGTTTCGGCTTCAGACGAATATATGAACGTTATCGACTATGTCCCGTTCCCGGTGGACCTTGGTATTGTGGGATATCGCATCTCTTTTACGAGTCCGGAGATTAAGCAGAAGCTGGCGTCGGTCACTTCATTGGATCAATTAAAACAGTACTCCATGGGACAGGGCGCGGGCTGGGCTGATATCGAAATCCTGGAAAATGCCGGCTTTCAGGTACAGACGGTCGGCTCGTACGAATCGCTGTTCAAGATGGTGGCGGCAAACCGGTTTGACTTGTTTCCACGCGGAGCGAATGAAGTGCTGCAGGAAGATAAAGCGCATCCGGATTTGACGGATCTGGTCGTTGAGGATAACCTTTGTCTGTTTTATCCGCTACCCCGCTTCTTTTCCACAAATAAGGGAAATACAACCGTATTGGAACGGGTGGAAGCCGGACTCAAAAAGGCGTATGAAGACGGGTCGCTGCGGGAACTGTGGAATCAGTATTACCAGGAAAGTATCGACTACGTCAATCTCAGTGAACGGACAATTATTTCCATCGAAAATCCGAATATTGAGAGTATCGATCCGTCCTATAAGCAGTATTTTTACCAGCCGGAATAA